In one Helicobacter ibis genomic region, the following are encoded:
- a CDS encoding heavy metal translocating P-type ATPase, with the protein MEVARLSIGGMHCSACSSTIEKNLLKLESIKNVKINVVSGKAKISHENSINTQEIINLINSYGFSALVDNSKELEIKYINDLKKRFFVAVPCFLVIFILHMSGWHSSMSAFLQLLFASFVQFYCAYPFYKASLSVFKTKSADMNVLIALGTSVAYFYSLYLFFYDFGDGYYFEGSSSIICFVLFGEYIKSKAKKNANDELGLLTQILPQKARILKDNNQTFIDISDIKKGDKCLVIGGEKIPLDGVILSGEAEVSSTHINGEEMPRNLKVGDLVVAGSVVYHGEIMVESTKDSSEFFVYEMLDLLELSHVKKPKIGILVDKIASIFVPLVLLISVVAFMFWVSIGYSPIFALSIAACILVVSCPCALGLAVPLAIVCASIRAKRDDILIKTPEIYEKTKDIKYIAFDKTGTLTRGEIMVKDFFILESSCDQLEILKIAKAMQENNPHPIAKAILNFTNNYESCTLDKKEYFVAKGIKASVRGEEYYFGALDWVCSQVNCEFSGARNNAVAFGNSSKIIAVFYLSDSIRDEAYDVVKWLKRENITPVILSGDNEESVRNVAKELKIDEFYFNLTPAKKVEKIIELNKSGGVCFVGDGINDALALKEASFGISFVGATELAKEVGDVLLLKNSLKGIVSVFKISKQTLKNIQQNLFFAYIYNIVLIPVAFGILYPFGILLTPTLAGMAMAFSSISVVSNALRILRFNL; encoded by the coding sequence ATGGAAGTAGCTAGATTAAGTATCGGTGGAATGCATTGTTCAGCGTGTTCTTCTACTATTGAAAAAAATCTTTTAAAGTTAGAATCTATAAAAAATGTAAAAATAAATGTAGTAAGTGGAAAAGCAAAAATATCTCATGAAAATTCTATTAATACACAAGAAATAATCAATCTTATAAATTCTTATGGATTTAGTGCTTTAGTGGATAATTCAAAAGAATTAGAAATAAAATACATTAATGATTTAAAGAAGAGATTCTTCGTTGCTGTGCCTTGTTTTTTGGTTATTTTTATTTTGCATATGAGTGGTTGGCATAGTTCAATGTCTGCATTTTTGCAATTATTATTTGCTTCATTTGTGCAATTTTATTGTGCATATCCATTTTATAAAGCATCTTTAAGTGTATTTAAAACGAAAAGTGCTGATATGAATGTGCTTATTGCACTTGGGACTTCTGTTGCTTATTTTTATTCTTTATACTTATTTTTCTATGATTTTGGCGATGGATATTATTTTGAGGGTTCAAGCTCGATTATTTGTTTTGTTCTATTTGGAGAATATATAAAGTCAAAAGCAAAAAAAAATGCAAATGATGAACTAGGACTTCTAACGCAAATTCTGCCACAAAAGGCAAGAATCTTAAAGGATAATAATCAAACTTTTATTGATATAAGTGATATTAAAAAAGGCGATAAATGTCTTGTAATAGGTGGCGAGAAAATTCCACTTGATGGCGTTATTCTTAGCGGTGAAGCAGAAGTTAGTAGCACTCATATAAATGGTGAGGAAATGCCAAGGAATCTAAAGGTAGGAGATTTGGTTGTTGCAGGCAGTGTCGTATATCATGGAGAAATAATGGTTGAATCTACAAAAGATTCTAGTGAGTTTTTTGTTTATGAAATGTTAGATCTCTTGGAATTATCGCATGTAAAAAAGCCAAAAATAGGAATCCTGGTTGATAAAATTGCATCTATTTTTGTTCCTTTGGTTTTGTTAATTAGTGTGGTAGCTTTTATGTTTTGGGTTAGTATTGGATATTCTCCTATTTTTGCATTATCAATTGCAGCTTGTATTTTGGTTGTATCTTGTCCTTGCGCATTGGGTCTTGCTGTTCCATTAGCTATAGTATGTGCGTCAATTAGAGCTAAGAGAGATGATATTTTGATAAAAACACCAGAAATATATGAAAAGACAAAAGATATAAAATATATAGCATTTGATAAAACAGGCACTCTAACTAGGGGTGAAATAATGGTAAAGGACTTTTTTATACTTGAATCTTCTTGTGATCAATTAGAGATTCTAAAGATTGCAAAAGCAATGCAAGAAAATAATCCGCACCCAATAGCTAAGGCTATTTTAAACTTTACAAATAACTATGAATCTTGCACACTTGATAAGAAAGAATATTTTGTAGCAAAAGGCATTAAAGCTAGCGTTAGAGGCGAAGAATATTATTTTGGTGCGTTAGATTGGGTTTGTTCTCAAGTTAATTGCGAGTTTAGCGGCGCTAGGAATAATGCAGTTGCATTTGGTAATAGCTCCAAGATTATTGCCGTATTTTATCTAAGTGATAGCATTAGAGATGAGGCTTATGATGTTGTAAAGTGGCTAAAGAGAGAGAATATCACGCCAGTTATTCTAAGTGGGGATAATGAAGAATCAGTTAGAAATGTCGCAAAAGAGTTGAAAATAGACGAATTCTACTTTAATCTTACTCCTGCTAAAAAGGTAGAAAAAATAATAGAGTTAAATAAAAGCGGAGGAGTGTGCTTTGTAGGTGATGGGATAAATGATGCACTGGCGTTAAAGGAAGCAAGTTTTGGAATATCCTTTGTAGGTGCGACTGAATTAGCAAAAGAAGTTGGAGATGTATTGCTTTTAAAGAATAGTCTTAAAGGCATTGTATCTGTGTTTAAAATCTCAAAGCAAACACTAAAAAACATACAACAAAATTTATTTTTTGCCTACATATATAATATTGTGTTAATCCCTGTTGCGTTTGGGATTCTTTATCCATTTGGAATCTTGCTTACGCCAACTTTAGCAGGAATGGCTATGGCATTTAGTTCCATTAGTGTAGTTAGCAATGCACTTAGAATCTTAAGGTTTAATTTATGA